A genomic stretch from Candidatus Kapaibacterium thiocyanatum includes:
- a CDS encoding tRNA epoxyqueuosine(34) reductase QueG: MDDERYIRTQAVKQAALDAGFDAVAIARAEPLDEEYAMYREWLDRGYHGSMHYMERNGESRRDVSAIVPGARSVVVVARNYYTPSIHPDGTVGKLSRYAWGDDYHVVLPPMLDDLCERIRGIVPGAETRRYTDTGPVMEKQWAVRSGLGWMGKNGNILRRDIGSWFFLGVVITTADLEADTPMADYCGTCTACLDACPTQAIVQPSVVDATKCISYWTIETKGDTDIPLEIVRNLDGWLYGCDTCQDVCPWNRFQTPTSEARFEPREGETFLKLDDVLNLQPDNFVIRFRNSPIKRPKLAGLQRNARALGAHHSNNRDIHGSES, from the coding sequence ATGGACGATGAGCGATACATCCGGACGCAAGCCGTGAAACAGGCTGCCCTCGATGCGGGATTCGACGCCGTGGCCATCGCCCGTGCGGAGCCGCTCGACGAAGAGTATGCGATGTATCGCGAATGGCTCGACAGGGGATATCATGGATCGATGCACTACATGGAGCGGAACGGCGAAAGCCGCAGGGATGTTTCCGCCATCGTTCCCGGAGCACGCAGCGTCGTCGTCGTAGCCAGGAACTACTACACGCCTTCTATCCATCCGGACGGAACCGTCGGAAAGCTGTCGCGCTATGCTTGGGGCGACGACTATCACGTCGTGTTGCCGCCGATGCTCGACGACCTGTGCGAGCGCATCCGTGGCATCGTACCCGGCGCTGAAACGCGACGATATACCGATACCGGTCCTGTCATGGAAAAGCAGTGGGCCGTACGATCCGGTCTCGGCTGGATGGGGAAGAACGGCAATATCCTGCGAAGGGATATCGGTTCGTGGTTCTTTCTCGGAGTGGTCATCACGACGGCGGATCTGGAGGCCGACACGCCGATGGCCGACTACTGCGGTACCTGTACGGCCTGCCTCGATGCCTGTCCGACACAGGCTATCGTCCAGCCGTCGGTCGTCGACGCCACGAAGTGCATTTCGTACTGGACGATCGAGACGAAGGGGGATACGGACATACCTCTCGAGATAGTCCGGAACCTCGACGGCTGGCTCTACGGCTGCGATACCTGCCAGGACGTCTGCCCCTGGAACCGCTTCCAGACGCCGACGTCGGAAGCGCGCTTCGAACCCAGGGAGGGAGAAACCTTCCTGAAACTTGACGACGTGTTAAATTTGCAGCCTGATAATTTCGTCATACGCTTTCGAAACAGTCCCATCAAGCGACCCAAGCTGGCGGGACTTCAGCGTAATGCACGCGCCCTAGGGGCACACCATTCGAACAACAGGGATATTCATGGGTCAGAATCATAG
- a CDS encoding thioredoxin-disulfide reductase, giving the protein MGQNHSTIAIIGSGPAGFTAALYASRANLDVVIFEGLQPGGQLTITTEVENYPGFEHGIMGPEMMEVFRKQAHRFGARSIYELISRVDFSKRPFTLWNEKGTEYTADAVIVATGASAKLLGVPGEQEFMGFGVSACATCDGFFFRGLHVYVIGGGDTAMEEANYLTRFAEHVTVVHRREEFRASKIMVDRVKANPKISLMLNSVVEEYVGTNDNGAKKLTHIRVKDTQTGVERLVEADGAFVAIGHQPNTSLFTNLIDMDQTGYIQTQGKSSYTNIPGVFACGDAQDSVYRQAITAAGSGCMAAIDAERWLEAVHGSTH; this is encoded by the coding sequence ATGGGTCAGAATCATAGCACCATCGCCATTATCGGATCGGGTCCGGCAGGATTCACTGCAGCCTTGTACGCCAGCAGGGCGAATCTCGACGTCGTGATCTTCGAAGGCTTGCAGCCGGGTGGACAGTTGACGATCACGACGGAAGTGGAGAACTATCCGGGCTTCGAACATGGTATCATGGGACCGGAGATGATGGAAGTCTTCCGCAAGCAGGCCCACCGTTTCGGAGCACGAAGTATCTACGAACTCATCTCGCGTGTAGATTTCTCCAAGCGACCGTTCACACTGTGGAACGAAAAGGGAACCGAGTATACGGCGGATGCCGTCATCGTCGCCACGGGTGCTTCCGCGAAGTTGCTCGGAGTGCCGGGCGAACAGGAATTCATGGGCTTCGGCGTCAGCGCATGTGCGACGTGCGATGGCTTCTTCTTCAGGGGGCTTCACGTCTACGTCATCGGTGGTGGCGACACCGCGATGGAAGAGGCGAATTATCTGACGCGATTCGCCGAGCATGTCACCGTCGTGCACAGGCGTGAGGAGTTCCGCGCATCGAAGATCATGGTCGATCGTGTGAAAGCCAATCCGAAGATATCCCTTATGCTCAACAGCGTCGTCGAAGAGTACGTAGGTACGAACGACAATGGTGCGAAAAAGCTCACGCACATCCGCGTCAAGGACACGCAGACCGGCGTGGAGCGGCTGGTGGAGGCGGACGGGGCCTTCGTGGCGATCGGACATCAGCCCAATACGTCACTCTTCACGAATCTCATCGACATGGATCAGACGGGATACATCCAGACGCAAGGCAAGAGCAGCTATACCAACATCCCCGGTGTCTTCGCGTGCGGTGACGCACAGGACAGCGTCTACCGTCAAGCCATCACGGCTGCGGGTTCGGGATGTATGGCCGCCATCGACGCCGAGCGCTGGCTGGAAGCCGTACACGGATCGACGCATTGA
- a CDS encoding acyl-phosphate glycerol 3-phosphate acyltransferase, protein MDPLLRLILIIAQSYLIGSIPTALIISKKVFGFDIRQKGSGNMGSTNAFRVLGWKWGVVVQVADILKGLVAVLLVALFFDTQMPFQNRTPFEDATVVKLIAGFSAVVGHIWSVFAGFRGGKGINTSVGLLIAVAPIEVSIAAGIFLFALFASGYVSLGSIIAAMSVPGTMAIRHNIFGVEIEGYHVLVHFCIVLSLLVIYAHRTNIKRLLAGTENRFSRMQIFKKKS, encoded by the coding sequence ATGGATCCGTTACTACGGCTCATACTGATCATCGCCCAAAGCTATCTCATTGGCTCGATTCCTACGGCGTTGATCATCAGCAAAAAGGTTTTCGGCTTCGACATCCGCCAGAAGGGTAGCGGCAATATGGGCAGTACGAATGCCTTCCGCGTCCTCGGCTGGAAGTGGGGCGTTGTCGTCCAGGTTGCCGATATTCTCAAGGGACTCGTCGCGGTACTTCTGGTGGCACTGTTCTTCGATACGCAGATGCCATTCCAGAACCGTACTCCGTTCGAGGATGCGACGGTCGTGAAGCTCATCGCCGGGTTCTCGGCCGTGGTCGGTCATATATGGTCCGTCTTCGCCGGTTTCCGTGGTGGCAAGGGCATCAATACGTCGGTAGGCCTGCTCATCGCGGTGGCTCCCATCGAAGTGTCCATCGCTGCCGGTATCTTCCTCTTCGCCCTGTTCGCATCGGGATACGTCTCTCTCGGAAGCATCATCGCCGCCATGAGCGTACCCGGAACGATGGCCATCCGGCACAATATCTTCGGTGTCGAGATAGAAGGCTATCATGTCCTCGTTCACTTCTGCATCGTCCTGTCCTTGCTCGTGATCTACGCCCATCGTACGAACATCAAGCGATTGCTGGCAGGCACGGAAAACCGGTTCTCCCGGATGCAGATCTTCAAGAAGAAGTCCTGA
- a CDS encoding glycerol-3-phosphate dehydrogenase, with translation MHVAILGAGAWGTALAAVASDNGNSVALWARKQDVVDEINTRRTNERFLPGAVLSTSVTATTDLSDVRRADLVVIAIPTQFIRPVLTATPGILAGMDVVNVAKGIELKTHLRVSQILDDAGIGHRSYAMLSGPSHAEEVVLRMPTTVVAASLDTVFADTVQRVFSTKDFRVYTTDDVVGVETCGALKNVIAIAAGIVDGLGLGDNTKAALITRGLAEISRLGVAIGAQQSTFFGLAGLGDLFVTCTSRHSRNRYVGDEIGKGRTLTDILSGMSAVAEGVPTTRSALELAAAVNVEMPITEKVGSILFDGEDPRTAIRDLMMRPHKAE, from the coding sequence ATGCACGTTGCCATTCTCGGTGCCGGAGCATGGGGAACGGCACTGGCCGCCGTCGCCTCGGACAATGGCAATTCCGTTGCATTGTGGGCGCGCAAACAGGACGTCGTCGACGAAATCAATACGCGTCGAACGAACGAACGCTTCCTGCCCGGTGCCGTCCTCTCCACGTCCGTTACCGCCACGACCGATCTGTCGGACGTCCGCAGAGCCGACCTCGTCGTCATCGCCATACCGACGCAGTTCATCCGTCCCGTACTGACGGCCACTCCTGGCATCCTCGCCGGAATGGACGTCGTGAACGTGGCCAAAGGCATCGAACTGAAGACTCATCTCCGCGTCTCGCAGATACTCGACGATGCCGGGATCGGACATCGCAGCTATGCCATGCTGAGCGGCCCGAGCCATGCCGAGGAAGTCGTTCTCCGCATGCCGACGACCGTCGTGGCCGCAAGCCTCGATACGGTCTTCGCCGATACGGTGCAGCGCGTGTTCTCGACGAAGGATTTCAGGGTCTATACCACCGACGACGTCGTCGGTGTGGAAACGTGCGGCGCATTGAAGAACGTCATCGCCATCGCCGCCGGTATCGTCGACGGTCTAGGTCTCGGGGACAATACGAAGGCCGCCCTCATCACGCGCGGTCTGGCCGAGATATCCCGCCTTGGCGTCGCCATCGGTGCGCAGCAGTCCACCTTCTTCGGGCTCGCCGGCCTCGGGGACCTTTTCGTGACGTGTACGTCGCGGCACAGCCGGAATCGTTACGTCGGTGACGAGATAGGGAAGGGACGCACGCTGACGGATATCCTGTCGGGGATGAGTGCCGTCGCCGAAGGGGTGCCCACGACGCGATCCGCGCTCGAACTGGCGGCGGCAGTGAATGTAGAAATGCCTATCACGGAGAAGGTCGGTTCGATCCTGTTCGACGGAGAGGATCCGAGAACGGCGATCCGCGATCTGATGATGCGGCCGCACAAGGCCGAATGA
- a CDS encoding exodeoxyribonuclease VII small subunit produces the protein MAKTKEQPSLEDQLRRLEDIARMLDAGDQPLDAQLKAFEEGMKLAADCRSYLTNAELTIERLTGDVRPEA, from the coding sequence ATGGCGAAGACCAAGGAACAACCCTCGCTTGAGGATCAGCTCAGGCGTCTCGAAGACATCGCGCGTATGCTCGATGCAGGAGATCAACCGCTCGACGCCCAGCTCAAGGCCTTCGAGGAAGGCATGAAGCTGGCGGCCGACTGCAGATCGTATCTCACCAATGCCGAACTCACCATCGAGCGACTCACCGGCGATGTACGTCCCGAAGCATAA
- a CDS encoding exodeoxyribonuclease VII large subunit produces the protein MIDEAVSVSDLTNAIRALLTEGIGDVVVEGEISNYKHHTSGHRYFTLKDSEAQIACVMWRTRSVSFVPEDGMRVVIFGRLTVYPPQGRYQIDCALMRPAGIGDLHQAFEALKRRLDAKGLFAWERKRPLPRMPVVIGVITSPTGAAVQDIMSTIAGRFPAARVIFRPALVQGDGAAEDIALAIDQMNLTDAEVIIAGRGGGSLEDLWAFNTEPVAEAIYRSRLPVISAVGHETDVTIADLVADVRAATPTAAAVLATPVTIDDLLMSIDEARLSMIDTMTERVDDLMEMVTDFLDGTAAQRLMERIHLRAQRIDELTVRYERSVRHRLAMLTQRVDHAVTLCRSLHPLAPLRRGFAVVERNGHVVMTDEMLQPGETVTIRRHADVSMALIQATTPLTENIDGEDQGTTLA, from the coding sequence ATGATCGATGAAGCCGTCAGTGTCAGTGATCTTACCAATGCCATCCGTGCCCTGCTCACGGAAGGAATCGGCGACGTCGTCGTCGAAGGCGAGATATCGAACTACAAGCATCATACATCCGGGCATCGCTACTTCACGCTGAAGGACTCCGAAGCCCAGATCGCCTGCGTCATGTGGCGTACCCGCTCCGTGTCCTTCGTGCCTGAAGACGGCATGCGGGTCGTGATATTCGGACGTCTGACCGTCTATCCGCCACAGGGCAGGTATCAGATCGACTGCGCCCTCATGCGTCCGGCCGGTATCGGAGACCTCCATCAGGCCTTCGAGGCGCTGAAACGCAGGCTCGACGCGAAAGGGCTCTTCGCCTGGGAACGCAAGCGGCCACTGCCACGTATGCCCGTCGTCATCGGCGTCATCACGTCGCCGACCGGGGCTGCCGTGCAGGACATCATGTCCACGATCGCCGGCCGGTTCCCTGCCGCGCGCGTCATCTTCCGTCCGGCCCTCGTCCAGGGCGACGGGGCAGCCGAGGATATCGCGCTGGCCATCGACCAGATGAATCTCACCGACGCCGAAGTCATCATCGCCGGCCGTGGTGGTGGGTCCCTGGAAGACCTCTGGGCCTTCAACACCGAACCGGTCGCCGAGGCCATCTATCGCTCGCGACTACCGGTGATCTCGGCCGTAGGGCACGAAACGGACGTCACCATCGCCGATCTCGTCGCGGACGTCCGTGCCGCTACACCGACGGCCGCTGCCGTCCTGGCCACTCCGGTAACGATCGACGATCTGCTGATGTCCATCGACGAAGCGCGCCTGAGCATGATCGACACCATGACGGAACGCGTGGACGACCTGATGGAAATGGTCACGGACTTCCTGGACGGCACGGCGGCGCAGCGTCTGATGGAACGCATCCATCTTCGTGCCCAGCGGATCGACGAGCTCACGGTGCGTTACGAACGCAGCGTTCGTCATCGTCTCGCCATGCTTACGCAACGCGTCGACCATGCCGTCACGCTATGCAGGTCCCTCCATCCACTGGCCCCGCTGCGCCGTGGCTTCGCCGTGGTCGAACGCAATGGCCACGTCGTGATGACCGACGAGATGCTGCAGCCGGGCGAGACCGTCACCATACGCCGCCACGCCGACGTCAGCATGGCGCTCATTCAAGCAACAACGCCCTTAACGGAGAACATCGATGGCGAAGACCAAGGAACAACCCTCGCTTGA
- a CDS encoding 2-C-methyl-D-erythritol 2,4-cyclodiphosphate synthase produces the protein MVGFGYDVHRLAEGETLVLGGITIPSPHGTVAHSDGDVVLHALVDALLGALALGDIGEHFPDTDPRWRGEPSGTFVRHAVKLVRESGHRIVNIDATLILESPKILPYKQSMRECMADLCGLPLERVSIKATTSERLGFAGRKEGVEAYCICEVQPQ, from the coding sequence ATGGTCGGATTCGGCTATGATGTCCATCGCCTCGCCGAAGGCGAAACGCTCGTTCTTGGCGGAATCACCATTCCGTCGCCACATGGTACCGTCGCCCACAGCGACGGCGACGTCGTCCTGCACGCTCTCGTGGACGCCCTCCTGGGCGCCCTGGCGCTGGGCGATATCGGCGAGCATTTTCCCGATACCGATCCGCGGTGGCGCGGTGAGCCGAGCGGTACCTTCGTTCGCCATGCTGTGAAGCTGGTGCGCGAATCGGGGCATCGTATCGTGAATATCGACGCCACGCTCATCCTTGAATCCCCGAAGATCCTTCCCTACAAGCAGTCGATGCGCGAGTGCATGGCCGATCTGTGCGGACTCCCGCTCGAACGCGTGAGCATCAAGGCCACGACGTCCGAACGTCTGGGATTCGCCGGACGCAAGGAAGGTGTGGAAGCCTACTGTATCTGTGAGGTCCAGCCGCAATGA
- a CDS encoding cystathionine beta-synthase, whose translation MTVYDNVLQLIGNTPLVRLNRITKGIDATIYVKLESRNPGGSVKDRIGIAMLEAAEREGRIKPGALIIEPTSGNTGIGLTLAARLKGYNCLFIMTDKASQERVRYLKALGADVLIVSSAAKMSSPEYYWNTAKRLSEELPNAIMLNQYDNPANPAIHEMTTGPEIWRDTDGTITHFVSGIGTGGTITGTSRYLKHQNPSIKVIGADPVGSSIKTFKDTGRLVEALPYLIEGVGQERIPQNLDLNLIDEIINIPDKEAFMTARAMAREEGIFCGGSSGMNVAGALRVAKLLPKEAVVVAIVCDTGERYLTKHHSDEWLQEKDLLENNRLTLRDVIASKRTRGKLPALISLPSDATVQEALSLMSEYEVSDVPVIDGEEVVGTVRENKLMGAVIENRATIERDIRDFMERPMPILDAHADVQEGINLLKDVPMVVVKEFGRVGGVLTRHDVIEYL comes from the coding sequence ATGACGGTATACGACAACGTCCTCCAACTCATCGGCAATACTCCACTCGTCCGGCTCAACAGGATCACGAAGGGAATCGATGCCACCATCTACGTCAAGCTGGAAAGCAGGAATCCCGGTGGCTCCGTCAAGGACCGTATCGGTATCGCCATGCTGGAAGCGGCCGAACGTGAAGGCCGCATCAAGCCCGGTGCACTCATCATCGAGCCCACGAGCGGCAACACGGGTATCGGCCTCACACTGGCGGCCCGGCTGAAAGGCTACAACTGCCTCTTCATCATGACGGACAAGGCCTCGCAGGAGCGCGTGCGTTACCTCAAGGCCCTCGGCGCCGACGTCCTTATCGTCTCGAGCGCTGCCAAGATGAGCTCGCCCGAATACTACTGGAACACGGCCAAGCGTCTGAGCGAAGAGCTCCCCAACGCCATCATGCTGAACCAGTACGACAATCCGGCCAATCCTGCCATCCATGAAATGACGACGGGCCCGGAGATCTGGCGCGACACGGACGGCACCATCACGCACTTCGTATCGGGCATCGGTACGGGCGGTACCATCACCGGCACGTCACGGTACCTCAAGCACCAGAACCCCTCCATCAAGGTCATCGGCGCCGATCCCGTGGGATCGTCCATCAAGACCTTCAAGGACACGGGACGTCTGGTGGAAGCCCTTCCCTACCTCATCGAAGGTGTGGGGCAGGAGCGTATCCCGCAGAACCTCGATCTCAATCTCATCGACGAGATCATCAACATCCCAGACAAGGAAGCCTTCATGACGGCGCGTGCCATGGCACGCGAGGAAGGCATCTTCTGCGGCGGATCATCGGGCATGAACGTAGCCGGAGCCCTGCGGGTGGCCAAGCTCCTCCCGAAGGAAGCCGTCGTCGTCGCCATCGTCTGCGACACCGGCGAACGCTATCTCACGAAGCACCACAGCGACGAGTGGCTGCAGGAAAAGGATCTGCTCGAGAACAACCGCCTTACGCTGCGCGACGTCATCGCTTCCAAGCGTACGCGAGGCAAGCTGCCCGCATTGATTTCCCTGCCCTCCGACGCGACGGTACAGGAAGCGCTGTCGCTGATGAGCGAATACGAGGTTTCCGACGTTCCCGTCATCGATGGCGAAGAGGTAGTGGGAACCGTTCGCGAGAACAAGCTCATGGGTGCCGTGATCGAGAACCGGGCCACCATCGAACGCGACATCCGTGACTTCATGGAACGGCCGATGCCGATCCTCGATGCCCATGCGGACGTTCAGGAGGGAATCAATCTTCTGAAGGATGTGCCGATGGTCGTCGTGAAGGAGTTCGGCCGTGTCGGCGGTGTGCTCACCCGCCACGATGTGATCGAATATCTGTGA